The proteins below are encoded in one region of Sulfolobus islandicus Y.N.15.51:
- the purB gene encoding adenylosuccinate lyase has protein sequence MEDGICPLEWRYGSNEMRKLFSRGEILKRRIQVEIALLKALSKYGLVKEEDIQKVEKASLTIRPEEVDELESKIGHDVMAMVVLMAERSGDSGRYVHFGATSYDIVDTAYALIFRDAIRLVKRKIMEILEIMISLAIKYKDLVMVGRTHGQHALPITLGFKIANYIYEFSRSLERLNEVEKRIVKGKIAGAVGTMAAWGNIGLEIEENIMKLLELRPHEISTQVAPRDAFAELTSDLAILASQCDRFALEVRELMRPEINEISEGVEGRVGSSTMPQKENPVTSEKIGGLAKVLRSLVVASLENIPLWHERDLTNSSSERIVISHEFLIIDEILDSMTNLLRNLRVNFENIEKNLNLTKGQIMAESLMINLTLKGMKRHEAHQYVSKLTSKVRQTGKTLLEVCLEDNLILSYFSKQELENVFNPKNYLGSYDKLIERAIGYAKAIIKGSEI, from the coding sequence ATGGAAGATGGTATATGTCCTTTAGAATGGAGATACGGTAGTAATGAGATGAGAAAGCTTTTCAGTAGAGGAGAAATCTTGAAGAGGAGAATTCAAGTAGAAATAGCGTTACTAAAAGCATTAAGCAAATATGGTTTAGTAAAAGAGGAAGATATCCAAAAAGTTGAGAAAGCTTCATTAACAATAAGACCAGAAGAAGTTGATGAACTTGAATCAAAAATCGGTCATGACGTAATGGCTATGGTAGTGCTAATGGCAGAAAGGAGTGGAGACTCAGGGAGATATGTCCATTTTGGAGCAACAAGTTATGATATTGTAGACACAGCTTACGCGTTAATATTTAGAGACGCAATAAGATTGGTAAAGAGAAAAATAATGGAAATATTGGAAATAATGATTAGTTTAGCAATTAAGTACAAAGATTTAGTAATGGTAGGGAGAACTCATGGACAGCACGCATTACCTATAACCTTAGGCTTTAAAATTGCTAATTACATCTATGAATTTTCTAGGTCGTTAGAGAGATTAAATGAGGTTGAGAAAAGAATAGTAAAAGGTAAAATAGCAGGTGCAGTTGGCACGATGGCTGCTTGGGGCAATATAGGGTTAGAAATCGAAGAAAATATTATGAAACTTTTAGAATTAAGACCTCATGAGATTTCAACTCAAGTTGCTCCACGAGACGCGTTTGCAGAATTAACTTCTGATCTTGCAATTTTAGCATCTCAATGTGATAGATTCGCATTAGAAGTTAGAGAATTGATGAGACCGGAAATAAATGAAATAAGTGAAGGCGTAGAAGGTCGTGTAGGAAGTAGTACTATGCCTCAGAAGGAAAATCCAGTTACGTCAGAAAAGATTGGGGGTTTAGCTAAGGTTTTACGCTCTCTTGTTGTAGCGTCATTAGAAAATATTCCATTATGGCACGAAAGAGATCTGACTAACAGTTCGTCAGAGAGAATAGTAATATCACACGAATTTCTAATTATCGACGAAATATTGGATAGTATGACAAATCTTTTAAGGAATCTAAGAGTTAACTTCGAGAATATTGAAAAGAATTTGAACTTGACTAAAGGACAAATAATGGCAGAAAGTCTGATGATAAACTTAACCTTAAAAGGCATGAAAAGGCACGAGGCTCATCAGTACGTTAGCAAACTAACGTCAAAAGTAAGGCAAACTGGAAAAACGTTATTAGAGGTTTGTCTAGAGGATAATTTGATTCTAAGTTATTTCTCTAAGCAAGAACTTGAGAACGTATTTAACCCTAAAAACTACCTAGGATCTTATGATAAGTTAATAGAGAGAGCTATAGGCTATGCAAAAGCAATAATTAAAGGTTCAGAAATATGA
- a CDS encoding formate--phosphoribosylaminoimidazolecarboxamide ligase, giving the protein MIIATIGSHSALQILHGAKKEGFQTMIITDNKREGFYKNFSFINSVSAYTSLDEAVSMINEIKDNGILIPHGSLVEYLGKERVDRIETKIFGNRKIFEWEANQKKKMKLLKKSNIKIPEIFERPEDVDRLVIVKLNGAKGGKGYFLAKNKSEVKEGIQKLIESKMIRDEAEVIIQEYVIGVPMYFQFFYSNIINRTEIFGIDIRYETNIDGLRRLTYEYMKELEIDPTFVVVGNIPAVARESLLPVALEYANNFVRTTKELVSPGMIGPFCLESIVTDNSDIVVFEFSGRIVAGTNLYINGSPYSWLYWDEPMSMGRRIAREIRVANEKDKLSLVVS; this is encoded by the coding sequence ATGATAATTGCTACAATCGGTAGTCATTCTGCATTACAAATCTTGCATGGGGCTAAAAAGGAAGGTTTTCAAACTATGATAATAACAGATAATAAAAGAGAAGGATTCTATAAAAATTTTAGTTTCATTAATAGTGTTTCTGCGTATACTAGTCTAGATGAAGCAGTATCTATGATTAATGAGATTAAGGATAATGGAATATTGATCCCACATGGAAGTTTAGTAGAATATTTAGGCAAGGAAAGAGTGGATAGAATTGAGACAAAAATTTTCGGGAATAGGAAAATATTCGAATGGGAGGCTAATCAGAAAAAGAAAATGAAACTACTTAAAAAGTCAAACATAAAGATTCCAGAGATCTTTGAAAGACCAGAGGATGTGGATAGATTAGTAATTGTAAAGCTTAACGGAGCTAAAGGGGGTAAGGGATACTTCTTAGCCAAGAACAAAAGTGAAGTGAAAGAGGGAATTCAAAAGCTCATTGAGAGTAAAATGATAAGAGATGAAGCTGAAGTAATTATCCAAGAATATGTTATAGGAGTTCCAATGTATTTTCAGTTTTTCTATAGTAATATTATAAATAGAACAGAAATCTTCGGAATAGATATAAGATATGAGACTAACATAGATGGGCTTAGAAGACTTACTTATGAGTATATGAAAGAACTTGAAATAGACCCTACGTTTGTAGTTGTTGGTAATATTCCAGCTGTGGCCAGAGAAAGCCTACTACCAGTTGCTTTAGAATACGCCAATAACTTCGTTAGAACTACTAAGGAATTAGTATCTCCAGGAATGATAGGACCATTTTGTTTAGAGTCAATAGTGACTGATAATTCAGATATAGTGGTTTTCGAGTTCTCTGGAAGAATAGTTGCCGGAACTAACTTATACATAAATGGAAGCCCATATAGTTGGCTTTACTGGGATGAGCCCATGAGTATGGGAAGAAGGATCGCAAGAGAAATCAGAGTTGCAAACGAAAAAGATAAGTTAAGTCTTGTGGTGAGTTAA
- a CDS encoding thiamine-phosphate kinase, producing MKLKDIGEHEFIKRYIKNYVDIKLLDDVFIHEKRGYKVDGFKLSYTFPFMSLYDIGWKAISASTSDIIAKGVKPEFYLISLGLPPDFDVNKAEELIKGISDAIHYYGGRYIGGDLNDSDSSGWVDVFVEGEVLCDISNKDIDDGDLLVVGDYIGYTTNVFISYINNFNIQILPESLLKVKHPIVRKSLLFFMKKYCKFIKYSTDISDGLMVSLYKIIDNFDLGINITEIPIDKNVFNTLKLRLNLTELDILKHAGEEFLPLLIIDKNSPVKEMLNELQYLAFNPLIIGQVIHEKKVVIYKNTFIKNTGWDNFIGWY from the coding sequence GTGAAACTTAAAGATATAGGCGAGCACGAGTTCATCAAGAGATATATTAAGAATTACGTGGATATTAAACTATTAGACGATGTATTCATTCATGAAAAAAGAGGATATAAGGTGGATGGATTCAAGCTATCCTATACTTTTCCGTTTATGTCACTCTACGATATTGGATGGAAAGCGATTTCAGCCTCTACCAGTGACATTATAGCGAAGGGAGTCAAACCGGAATTTTATTTAATTTCATTGGGTTTACCACCAGATTTTGATGTGAATAAAGCAGAAGAACTTATTAAAGGTATATCTGATGCTATCCATTATTATGGAGGAAGGTATATAGGAGGTGATTTAAATGATTCTGATTCTAGTGGTTGGGTTGATGTTTTTGTAGAAGGAGAAGTTTTATGTGATATTAGCAATAAAGATATTGATGATGGCGATCTTTTAGTAGTTGGCGATTATATTGGTTATACCACGAATGTTTTTATTTCCTATATAAACAATTTTAATATACAGATCTTGCCAGAATCATTACTTAAAGTAAAACATCCTATTGTTAGAAAGTCATTACTATTTTTTATGAAAAAATATTGTAAGTTCATTAAGTATTCTACGGACATTAGTGATGGTCTTATGGTATCTTTATACAAAATAATCGATAATTTCGATTTAGGGATAAATATTACCGAAATTCCAATTGATAAAAACGTGTTCAATACGCTAAAGCTTCGTTTAAATTTAACTGAACTCGATATTTTAAAGCATGCCGGAGAGGAGTTTTTGCCCTTGCTAATTATAGACAAAAATTCGCCGGTAAAAGAAATGTTAAATGAACTTCAATATCTAGCATTTAATCCGTTAATTATCGGGCAAGTTATCCATGAAAAGAAAGTAGTCATATATAAAAATACATTCATTAAAAATACTGGATGGGATAATTTTATAGGTTGGTATTAA